The following are encoded together in the Bradyrhizobium sp. CCGUVB1N3 genome:
- a CDS encoding carboxymuconolactone decarboxylase family protein, with translation MARLPLIDPDATSGDVRASFDRMPVKLNIFRMLAHAETNFIPAMRFANSILHRQKLSHVNRELLILLVAQWEGGAYEWRQHVPIALGVGVTQRQIDCIESGKYDGSAFDEAERALLAFGREAIEIVRVSDETFAIMRKHFGEQEIVESILTIGFYMMMARLTEATETDLDAAAGMVVYESGRRRSR, from the coding sequence ATGGCAAGACTGCCCTTGATTGATCCTGACGCAACAAGCGGAGACGTGCGCGCGTCCTTCGACAGGATGCCTGTCAAGCTGAACATCTTTCGAATGCTGGCGCACGCCGAGACCAACTTCATTCCGGCCATGCGGTTTGCCAACTCCATCTTGCATCGCCAGAAGCTCAGCCACGTCAATCGTGAACTGTTGATTCTCCTGGTCGCGCAGTGGGAAGGTGGCGCCTATGAATGGCGTCAGCACGTGCCGATTGCACTCGGCGTCGGCGTTACGCAGCGGCAGATTGATTGCATCGAAAGCGGAAAATACGACGGATCCGCGTTCGATGAAGCGGAACGGGCGCTATTGGCCTTCGGGCGGGAAGCCATCGAGATCGTGCGCGTCTCCGACGAAACGTTTGCGATCATGCGCAAGCATTTCGGTGAGCAGGAAATCGTCGAATCGATCCTCACGATCGGCTTCTACATGATGATGGCGCGGCTCACCGAGGCGACCGAGACCGACCTTGATGCTGCCGCAGGGATGGTCGTCTACGAGAGCGGCAGACGGCGAAGCCGCTGA